The Candidatus Cloacimonadota bacterium sequence ACTTAAGACGAAGTCTTGAGTTAAGTTGACTGGCATCAGCGGATTAGAAAACTTAAATCAAGCCAGCTAAAGCAAACTTAATTCAAGTTTTCAGTAATTCCGGTGGTTTTCGTTCAAGCACTAAATGGTAACTTTATGCTAAAAGTCGTTCCCGCATTTTCTCTGGAAACGCATTTTATTGTCCCTTTGTGTTCATTAATTATTTTCTTGGTAACAGGTAAACCAAATCCTGTTCCTTTTGATCCTTTAGTGCTGAAAAATTTGGTAAACAGTTTTTTCTGTAATTCCTTTTTAATTCCGCAGCCATTATCCTTGATTTCAATGATCACAAATTTATTTTCTTTTTTTGTGATGAATTCCAATCTTGCATTATCAGTATCTGTAAGAGCATCGATACTATTTCCCGCAAGGTTCAATATACATCTGAAAATACCTTTTGGATCGATCTCGATTTCCTGCAGACCTTTTTGAAAATTCTTGATTATGGAAATATTATTAGCTTCGGCTTTGGCAGCAACAAGTTCGATAACATCATCGATAATTGAATTGATATTGGAAAGTTCATATTCCGGTTTTCTCTCTTTTGAATATTCAAGCATGTCCAGAACCAGGGAGGATATTTTTTCGATATTTTTTTGAACCATTTCAAAACCGATCTTCATTTTGGGGGAATCGATCTTTTGCAGGTTTTTATTAAGTATATAAGCTCCTCCTTTCAAACCGTTCAGGATATTTTTAATACAATGACTCAATCCGGCAACTGTTTCACCAATGCTTGCCAATCGTTCGGATTTGATCATTTCCTCGACCAATCTTGCTCTCTCCAGAGTTATGGAAACCTGGCTGGCAATTGCTGTCAGAAAATCAACATCTCCTTCTGTGAAATTTCCTTCGATTTTGTTAACCAACTCAATTACACCGATAGTCTTTCCTTTGATCTCCAGGGGAACACAGAGAAGGTTTCGAGTTATAAAACTGGATTCCTTATCTACTCTATGAGAAAATAATTTACTTTCTTCAGGATTGTTTTCAACCAGAGATTTGCCGGTTTCAAATACATATCCGCAAACGCCTTCACCTTTATCCATACGAAGTGATAATAATTGTTCCTTTTTCTCACCCGTACAGATATGAAAATGAAGTTCACCGGTTTCCTTATCTTCCAGCAGGATGGATGTTCCTTCCGCCAGAAACATCTTTTCAGTCTCTTGAAGGATAATGTTTAATAGTTCGCTGAAGTCATTTGTATGATTCAGAAGTTTGTTGAGTTCTAAAATTTTTTCTAATTTTTCTATTCTATCTGATTTCATTTTTCTTTTATCCATAAAACTAATCTTTGAAAATTTTCAAAGAATGACTTGAGAATCTTAACAACACATTTTGTGTCAAATTTATTTTTTGATATTCTTTTTATTTATTTTCTTATACGAGAATACCAAAATTTCCCGGCAGTTCAGATAGAAAAAAAATCATACTTGACCTGATTTGTCATACTGGAATTTTTAGGTTGATTTAGAAAGGAAGAATTATGGTAATAAAAAAAATAAAAACCGATGATACAATCAAGGAAATTTATCAGTTCGAGAAGAAAACTGAGATCAAAAGACCCCTTATTGGATCGGAAGTTCCGGCTGGTTTTCCTTCTCCTGCTCAGGATTATATTGAGAATACACTCGATTTGAACGAATTTCTGATCTCGCATCCGGTGGCAACTTTTTTCGTGAAAGTCGAGGGATACTCAATGGAAAATGCCGGAATTTTCCCGGATGATATTCTAATTGTTGATCGCGCTATCGAACCCGTGAACAATAAAATTATCATTGCAGTTCTCGATGGAGAATTGACGGTCAAAAGATTGAAGATCGAAAATAAACGGTGGTTTCTGGTTCCGGAAAATCCGCAATATGAGACGATCGAAGTAACGGATGAGGAAAATTTCCAAGTTTGGGGAGTTGTTACTTTTGCGATCCATAAGATGAAGTAAAAGTTACCTTCCGAAGCCTTCTTTTATTTTTTCTCTTACTTGAGGATTAGGTGGTTTCCGATAATTGAAACTGCATGAGGTAAGGAACTTTCCGAATCTCAATTGAAAGAATTCCTCTGTTGTAAGCTTCGGAAAGGATTGTTTGTTTTTATCCGTGCAGATGCGTGAGCAAAAAAATGAAAAGAGATATCTACGCTTTAGTTGATTGTAATAATTTTTACGCTTCCTGCGAAAGGGTTTTCCAACCTGATCTGGAAAATAAACCGGTTGGAATACTTTCTAATAATGACGGCTGTATCGTTGCCCTTTCTAATGAATTGAAGAAATTGAATATTCCTCGCGGTACTCCGGCTTTCAAGATCAATCACTTGATCAAAAAGCATGACATTAAGATTTTATCTTCAAATTACGCTTTATATGGTGACATGTCTGCTCGTGTTATGAAAACTTTATCACAATTCACACCCGACTTGGAAATTTATTCTATTGATGAGGCTTTTCTTTCTCTAAAAGGATTTGAGTATTTGGATTTAACAGAATACGGGAAAAAAATCAGGAAAACAGTTTTACAATGGACAGGAATTCCAACTTCGATCGGGATCGGACCGAGTAAAACATTAGCAAAAATTGCTGCTCGAGTTGCTAAAAAATATAAAAACTATGGAGGTGTTTTTAATATTATCAAACATCCGAAAATGGAAAATATTCTGAAATCTGTCGAGGTTGGAAAAGTCTGGGGAGTTGGTCCCAGATATGCGAAAATGTTGAAGAAAAACGGGATCAATAATGCTTATGAGCTATCACAAGCACCTGATAAGTGGGTGCAGAAACGAATGACCATTGTCGGTTTGAAAACTGCCAAGGAATTGAGAGGAATTTCCTGTATCGATCTGGAAATGGATATCGATCCGAAAAAGGAAATCGTTTCTTCCAGGTCTTTCGGTTCACCTGTTACGGAACTTTCCGATCTGCAGGAGGCTGCTGCTTCTTATTGCATTCGAGCTGTGGAAAAGTTGCGGGAAGAAAATCAGGTTGCATCTCAAATCATGGTTTACCTGACGACCAACCGCTTCCGGCAGAATGATCCGCAATAT is a genomic window containing:
- a CDS encoding Y-family DNA polymerase, with the translated sequence MKRDIYALVDCNNFYASCERVFQPDLENKPVGILSNNDGCIVALSNELKKLNIPRGTPAFKINHLIKKHDIKILSSNYALYGDMSARVMKTLSQFTPDLEIYSIDEAFLSLKGFEYLDLTEYGKKIRKTVLQWTGIPTSIGIGPSKTLAKIAARVAKKYKNYGGVFNIIKHPKMENILKSVEVGKVWGVGPRYAKMLKKNGINNAYELSQAPDKWVQKRMTIVGLKTAKELRGISCIDLEMDIDPKKEIVSSRSFGSPVTELSDLQEAAASYCIRAVEKLREENQVASQIMVYLTTNRFRQNDPQYANYAIAYLPLPSAYTPDFLHAVKRVLKSIYREGYKYKKVGVMISDIMHQSKAPLDFFEPTYLDDRRKIIMDCFDMINKKWGSNTLTYINTNTDKKWKMKREKLSPGFTTNWNELPIVKA
- a CDS encoding GAF domain-containing sensor histidine kinase, yielding MDKRKMKSDRIEKLEKILELNKLLNHTNDFSELLNIILQETEKMFLAEGTSILLEDKETGELHFHICTGEKKEQLLSLRMDKGEGVCGYVFETGKSLVENNPEESKLFSHRVDKESSFITRNLLCVPLEIKGKTIGVIELVNKIEGNFTEGDVDFLTAIASQVSITLERARLVEEMIKSERLASIGETVAGLSHCIKNILNGLKGGAYILNKNLQKIDSPKMKIGFEMVQKNIEKISSLVLDMLEYSKERKPEYELSNINSIIDDVIELVAAKAEANNISIIKNFQKGLQEIEIDPKGIFRCILNLAGNSIDALTDTDNARLEFITKKENKFVIIEIKDNGCGIKKELQKKLFTKFFSTKGSKGTGFGLPVTKKIINEHKGTIKCVSRENAGTTFSIKLPFSA
- the umuD gene encoding translesion error-prone DNA polymerase V autoproteolytic subunit translates to MVIKKIKTDDTIKEIYQFEKKTEIKRPLIGSEVPAGFPSPAQDYIENTLDLNEFLISHPVATFFVKVEGYSMENAGIFPDDILIVDRAIEPVNNKIIIAVLDGELTVKRLKIENKRWFLVPENPQYETIEVTDEENFQVWGVVTFAIHKMK